A region from the Cannabis sativa cultivar Pink pepper isolate KNU-18-1 chromosome 9, ASM2916894v1, whole genome shotgun sequence genome encodes:
- the LOC115724109 gene encoding protein transport protein SEC24 C: MAANVPPPGAPRPGMVPPPNYIPNAQRAPDSLADNLQNMNLNRPPSMLNSSPVPSPFGQPPPFASPATSHGLPGAQAPFSRPGPPPPGALGRPVMPPSGPPQAMLQTGGAPVRPTGPPVGQPSPFASRPPGSFPPSMGGYGAPGSGPLPSGPVAPQSLPPGAQPLPGSSPMATGQFALPSRAPGGLMSNGPPSFGQGAMPGGPRYPPIGSAPQPPLGPPQTMGPVPPRGPTMSNDLGGMGASGPPPPPMQPSSPYSGVAQGALPPAGSPFGSPTWPMQPGQMAPPPVPGSMQPPRMYPNQSMTTIQSGIGQTGAPVAGSTKIDPNQIPRPLPSSSIIQHVTRHGNQANCPPPATSDYVVNDNGNCSPRYMRCTINQIPCTADLLTTSGMPLALLVQPLALPHPSEEPIHVVDFGESGPVRCSRCKGYINPFMKFIDQGKRFICNLCGFTDETPRDYHCNLGPDGRRRDADERPELCRGTVEFVATKEYMVRDPMPAVYFFLIDVSMNAMQTGATAAACSAISQVISDLPEGPRTIVGIATFDSTIHFYNLKRALQQPLMLIVPDVQDVYTPLQTDVLVPLSECRQHLEVLLEVIPTMFQNSKTAESAFGAAIKAAFLAMKSTGGKLMVFQSVLPSTGIGALSAREAEGRANVSAGEKEAHKLLQPVDKTFKTMAIEFAEYQVCVDVFITTHTYVDIASIAVIPRTTGGQVYYYYPFSVVSDPAKIYNDLRWNITRPQGFEAVMRVRCSQGIQVQDYSGNFCKRIPTDVDLPGIDCDKTILVTLKHDDKLQDGSECAFQCALLYTTVYGQRRIRVTTLSLPCTNMLSYLFRAADLDSQFTCFLKQAANEIPFNPLSRVREQVTNLCINSLLAYRKFCATPSSSGQLILPEALKLLPLYTLALIKSTGLRNDGRMDDRSYWINYVSSISTPLAIPLVYPRMIAIHDLDLKENDDTVLPPFVALSSEHISDNGIYLLENGQDCLIYIGSTADPALLKQLFGISSVDEVTPQFVLQQYDNPLSKRLNEVMNEIRRQRCSYLRLRLCKKGDPSGMLFFSYIVEDQQHPTGPSYVDFLVHVHRQIQVKMTA, encoded by the exons ATGGCTGCTAATGTGCCTCCTCCAGGGGCACCTAGGCCCGGTATGGTGCCACCTCCTAATTACATTCCTAATGCCCAAAGAGCTCCCGATTCCCTGGCTGATAATTTGCAGAATATGAATCTCAACCGCCCACCTTCTATGCTTAATTCTAGCCCTGTACCTTCCCCATTTGGCCAACCACCGCCTTTTGCTTCGCCAGCCACTTCTCATGGCTTGCCTGGTGCACAAGCACCTTTTTCTCGCCCTGGGCCTCCTCCTCCAGGTGCACTTGGAAGACCTGTGATGCCACCATCAGGACCCCCACAAGCCATGTTACAAACTGGTGGGGCGCCAGTGAGACCTACTGGACCACCTGTAGGCCAACCTTCTCCATTTGCATCAAGACCTCCTGGTTCTTTCCCCCCTTCGATGGGTGGTTATGGTGCACCTGGTTCTGGGCCTCTTCCTTCTGGTCCAGTAGCACCACAGTCACTGCCACCTGGTGCTCAGCCTCTTCCTGGATCTTCACCAATGGCTACTGGTCAGTTTGCACTGCCATCTAGGGCACCTGGTGGCTTGATGAGCAATGGTCCACCAAGTTTTGGTCAAGGTGCCATGCCAGGTGGTCCCCGATATCCGCCCATTGGAAGTGCTCCACAACCACCTCTTGGGCCTCCACAGACAATGGGACCTGTGCCTCCTCGTGGTCCAACCATGAGCAATGATCTTGGTGGTATGGGAGCCAGCGGTCCACCACCTCCCCCCATGCAACCATCCTCACCTTATTCGGGTGTAGCTCAGGGCGCACTACCACCAGCAGGGTCACCTTTTGGCTCACCGACGTGGCCAATGCAACCTGGACAG ATGGCACCTCCACCAGTTCCTGGTTCCATGCAGCCGCCCCGAATGTATCCAAATCAATCCATGACTACAATACAATCTGGCATCGGTCAAACAGGAGCTCCTGTTGCTGGATCAACTAAAATTGACCCTAATCAAATTCCAAGGCCCTTGCCAAGCTCTTCAATTATCCAGCATGTAACTCGTCATGGAAATCAGGCCAATTGTCCTCCG cCTGCTACAAGTGATTACGTTGTTAATGACAATGGAAACTGTAGTCCACGTTACATGAGGTGCACCATAAATCAG ATACCATGCACTGCTGACCTTTTGACAACGTCAGGGATGCCTTTAGCTTTGCTGGTCCAACCTCTTGCACTTCCTCACCCATCAGAGGAACCGATACAT GTTGTGGACTTTGGTGAAAGTGGTCCAGTTCGATGTTCTCGCTGCAAAGGCTACATAAATCCTTTCATGAAGTTTATTGATCAGGGAAAGCGATTTATCTGTAACTTGTGTG GATTTACTGATGAGACTCCCCGTGACTACCACTGTAATCTTGGGCCAGATGGTAGGCGTCGAGATGCAGATGAAAGACCTGAGTTATGTAGAGGAACAGTTGAATTTGTTGCTACAAAAGAGTACATG GTGCGTGATCCCATGCCGGCTGTATACTTTTTCCTCATTGATGTATCCATGAATGCGATGCAAACTGGTGCAACTGCGGCAGCTTGCAGTGCAATTAGTCAAGTCATTTCTGATCTCCCT GAAGGTCCTCGGACAATTGTGGGAATTGCAACCTTTGACTCAACAATCCATTTTTACAATTTGAAACGTGCATTACAGCAG CCACTAATGCTAATAGTTCCTGATGTACAAGATGTTTATACTCCCTTACAGACAGATGTTCTTGTGCCTCTATCCGAG TGCCGACAGCATTTAGAGGTATTGCTGGAAGTTATTCCAACCATGTTTCAGAATAGTAAAACTGCTGAATCAGCGTTTGGTGCTGCAATTAAG GCTGCTTTCCTAGCTATGAAGAGCACTGGAGGGAAACTTATGGTATTTCAATCAG tTTTGCCATCAACTGGCATTGGAGCTCTTTCTGCTAGAGAAGCTGAAGGAAGAGCTAATGTATCTGCGGGAGAGAAG GAAGCCCATAAATTACTTCAGCCAGTTGACAAAACTTTTAAGACAATGGCTATTGAATTTGCGGAGTATCAG GTTTGCGTGGATGTATTTATCACTACCCACACATATGTGGATATTGCATCTATTGCTGTCATCCCAAGAACAACAGGAGGGCAG gtttattattattatccatTCTCAGTTGTATCTGATCCTGCAAAGATCTACAATGATCTTAGATGGAATATTACAAGGCCCCAAGGTTTTGAGGCAGTGATGCGTGTTAGATGCAGCCAG GGCATTCAAGTTCAAGACTACTCTGGAAACTTCTGCAAGCGGATTCCAACAGATGTTGATCTACCTGGG ATTGACTGTGACAAAACTATTTTGGTGACCTTAAAACACGATGATAAACTACAGGATGGCTCAGAATGTGCTTTTCAG TGTGCCCTTCTTTACACAACTGTATATGGTCAACGGAGAATTCGAGTTACAACCTTGTCACTGCCGTGCACAAATATGCTAAGCTATTTGTTTCGTGCAGCTGACTTGGACTCTCAATTCACATGTTTCTTGAAGCAAG CGGCAAATGAAATTCCTTTCAATCCACTCTCACGAGTTCGGGAACAAGTGACGAATCTATGCATCAACAGCCTGCTTGCTTACCGTAAATTTTGTGCTACACCATCATCATCTGGCCAGCTTATCCTTCCAGAGGCACTTAAGCTTCTGCCTTTGTACACCCTGG CATTAATCAAAAGTACTGGCCTGCGAAATGATGGGAGGATGGATGACCGTTCGTATTGGATCAATTATGTTTCCTCCATCTCTACTCCTCTCGCAATTCCACTGGTATACCCAAGGATGATAGCTATTCATGATCTTGATTTGAAG GAGAATGATGATACTGTTCTTCCTCCATTCGTTGCACTTTCTAGTGAGCATATTAGTGACAATGGAatctatcttctcgagaatggtcaagattgtttaatttaCATTGGTAGCACAGCAGATCCAGCATTACTGAAACAACTTTTCGGTATTTCTTCTGTTGACGAAGTTACCCCACAG TTTGTGTTGCAGCAGTATGACAATCCACTATCAAAGAGGCTGAATGAAGTTATGAATGAAATACGGCGCCAAAGATGTTCTTACCTACG CTTGAGATTGTGCAAGAAAGGAGATCCATCAG GAATGTTGTTCTTCTCTTATATTGTAGAAGACCAACAACATCCAACTGGCCCGTCCTATGTCGACTTTCTAGTACATGTTCATCGACAAATCCAAGTAAAAATGACGGCGTGA
- the LOC115724192 gene encoding protein N-terminal asparagine amidohydrolase — protein sequence MIFLNGVPFHTHDHISSSSSNENGTLLALMNHPTLVSASESIKAIPERKFKIPEESCPGRLEKSKWVYLFQREYATADPALVDFIGTDEATTCVGFAIRNRKNGITSVAHMDSPNIVDKGLDQMLSSFIDRCLDDDLDVHMIGSFEDSSPDHGSDKSGSESDENLDGHSFSLCSKIIETLMMKEEKFHFQTLCVLAHNTKKDSEGNACPIFNGLVIEMSTGSVIPASFDTTSRCPDEIVRRIRVTSSYEHHKWDGKLLETYNTLTDRFEIAPCRWTWRQERIARRLRDLSDSEVLHLCSTSPSAEAPDFVANERRKWEYLIQHPNWNETFPMEQPRVFKRTADGDWRRC from the exons ATGATATTCCTTAATGGTGTTCCTTTCCATACCCACGACCAcatttcttcatcttcttccaaT GAAAATGGTACCCTTCTTGCTTTGATGAACCACCCTACACTAGTATCTGCTTCAGAGTCAATCAAGGCTATTCCAGAGAGGAAATTTAAAATTCCTGAAGAGTCTTGCCCAGGAAGGTTAGAGAAAAGTAAATGGGTCTATTTGTTCCAAAGAGAATATGCAACTGCAGATCCTGCACTGGTTGAT TTTATTGGAACTGATGAAGCAACAACCTGTGTTGGATTTGCTATAAGGAATCGGAAAAATGGAAT AACCTCAGTTGCTCATATGGATTCTCCAAATATTGTCGATAAGGGCCTCGACCAGATGCTTTCATCATTTATCGATCGTTGTTTGGATGATGATCTAGAT GTACATATGATTGGTAGTTTTGAAGATTCTTCTCCTGAT CATGGTAGTGATAAGTCTGGCTCAGAAAGTGATGAAAATTTGGATGGACACTCTTTCTCATTGTGTTCCAAAATTATTGAAACTTTGATGATGAAAGAGGAGAAATTTCACTTTCAAACTCTGTGTGTCCTTGCACATAACACCAAGAAGGATTCCGAAGGAAATGCATGTCCCATTTTTAACGGCCTTGTG ATAGAAATGTCAACTGGATCTGTCATCCCGGCTAGTTTCGATACAACCTCAAGATGTCCTGATGAAATTGTCAGGAGAATCCGTGTTACTTCATCTTATGAACATCACAAATGGGATGGGAAGTTGTTGGAAACATATAATACTCTAACCGATAGATTCGAAATCGCCCCATGTCGCTG GACTTGGCGTCAAGAAAGAATTGCTAGGAGATTGAGAGACCTGTCTGATTCTGAGGTCCTCCATTTGTGTTCTACTTCACCTTCTGCTGAGGCTCCAGATTTTGTTGCAAACGAAAGAAG GAAGTGGGAGTACTTGATTCAACACCCGAATTGGAATGAAACATTTCCTATGGAACAGCCTCGAGTATTTAAGAGGACTGCTGATGGAGATTGGAGAAGGTGCTAA
- the LOC115721795 gene encoding PHD finger protein ING1 produces the protein MSFVEDFQTSLDALPNILQKKYALLKDLDKSLQDLQKQNEQRCEQEIEEFKREVRSGNIKPDASLAKFSEEALDEQKHSIRIADEKVALAEQAYELVDTHIRQLDQIFKKLGEEIRREKESAIASGSPAASLDSGGKSGKGGEGGRGGRKKTRLAATAAVSASTEPATAPSNLTMMDLEVPVDPNEPTYCSCKQVSHGAMVACDNPSCSIEWFHFGCVGLKEQPKGKWFCPDCATLKKRRKGR, from the exons ATGTCTTTCGTCGAGGACTTTCAAACCA GCTTGGACGCACTTCCTAATATTTTGCAGAAGAAGTATGCTTTGTTAAAGGATCTAGATAAAAGTTTACAAG ATCTTCAGAAACAGAATGAGCAACGTTGTGAACAAGAGATAGAGGAATTTAAACGAGAGGTTAGGTCGGGAAATATTAAACCTGATGCTTCACTTGCTAAATTTTCGGAGGAGGCACTTGATGAGCAAAAGCACAGCATCAGGATTGCAGATGAGAAGGTAGCCTTGGCTGAGCAGGCTTATGAATTG GTCGATACTCACATACGACAACtggatcaaattttcaaaaaactcGGTGAAGAAATCCGACGTG AAAAAGAAAGTGCCATTGCTAGTGGCTCCCCTGCTGCGAGTTTGGATAGTGGTGGAAAATCTGGAAAGGGTGGTGAAGGCGGTAGAGGAGGCCGTAAGAA AACACGCCTGGCAGCAACAGCAGCAGTATCAGCATCAACCGAGCCAGCTACAGCACCGTCAAATCTTACTATGATGGATCTAGAGGTACCGGTGGATCCAAACGAACCGACATATTGTTCCTGTAAACAAGTTAGCCATGGGGCAATGGTTGCATGTGATAACCCAAGT TGCAGTATAGAATGGTTCCATTTCGGCTGTGTTGGTTTGAAAGAACAACCGAAAGGAAAATGGTTTTGTCCGGATTGCGCTACATTGAAAAAGCGTCGAAAAGGCAGATAA